A stretch of DNA from Lycium ferocissimum isolate CSIRO_LF1 chromosome 4, AGI_CSIRO_Lferr_CH_V1, whole genome shotgun sequence:
AGAAATTTGTAGTTGCAAAATTTTTGGACTATAAAATGACGGACAATAAATCTGTCGGAACCCAAGTCCAAGAGCTTCAACTCCTTATCCATGATCTCCTTGACGAAGGTATGACTATTAATGAGGCGTTTCAAGTGGCTGCTATGATTGAAAAATTGCCTTCCTTCGTGGAGGGATTTTAGGAACTACCTGAAACACAAACGTAAGGAAATGACGTTAGAAGATCTTGTGATTCGTCTACAGATCGAGGAAGATAATAAATCTGCGGAGAGGAAGGTTCGCAGTAATTCAACAATATCAGGAGCAAATATTTTGGAGACTGCTCAACCCAAGTCCTTCAAGAGGAAGAAGTCCTCCGGGTTGGGGAACAATTCTAAGAAGAAAAAGTTCAACGAAGACAAGTTCAAAGGAGACTGCAACAATTGTGGCAAAAGTGGACATAAATATGCAGATTGTCGTGCCCCTAAgaaccaaaagaagaaaaatcaggCAAATATGGTTGAGAAGaatgaagaagaggaggaaTTGTGTGCAATGTTCTCTGAATGCAGTTTGGTTGGAAATCCAACAGATTGGTGGATTGATTCTGGTGATACCCGCCATGTCTGCTCCAACAAAGAGATGTTTATCTCATATGTTTCGGTAGGGCCCGAAGAGACGATCTTTTTCTAAAATTCAAAGCCAGCAGCTAAGGTTGAAGGCGTTGGGAATATTACTCTCAAAATGACTTGGGGCAAGACATTGACTTTGAAGAACGTTCTTCATGTTCCAGATATCAGAAAGAACTTAGTTTCTACCGGACTTCTAGTGAAGAACGGTTttaagtatgtttatgtatccGACAAAGTTGTTATAAGTAAGAACGATATGTACGTGGAAAAAGGTTACCCCACCGAGGGCCTTTTCAAACTTAATGTAATTGCtatcaataataataaagttGAGGTTTCGTCTTACTTGCTTGGGTTAGATTCTTTATGGCATGTCAAATTTGTGTTAAGTCTAAATATTCTAAGCATCCTTACAACTCTGTTGAAAGGAATACTAATCCGTTAGACTTAATTCATACGGACATTTGTGATATGAAGTCAATACTATCTCGCGGTGAAAAGAAGGATTTCATAACTTTTATTGACGATTGTGCACGATATTGCTATGTTTACTTACTTAATAGTAAAGATGAAAGAAATAGATGCattcaagcaatataaaaatgaGGTTGAAACAAAACTCGACAAGAAGATCAAAATGATACGAAGTGATGGGGGCGGTGAATATGAATCTCCTTTCGAAGAAGTGTGTTTGGAATATGACATCATTCATCAAAAAACTGCTCCCTACACGCCACAATTCAATGGGATTGCGGAAAGAAAGAATCGAACTTTAAAAGAGATGATGAATGCTTTATTGATAAGTTTTGGATTACCGCAGAACTTGTGCGGGGAAGCTTTACTTACAGCTAACCGAATACTCAACCGAGTACCCCATAGCAAAACACAGTCCATTCCATATGAAGTATGGAAATAAAGAAAACCCAACTTGAAATACTTTAAAATGTGGGGGTGTTTAGAAAAGGTGCAGGTTCCTAAACCCAAGAGGGTAAAAATAGGACCCAAAATCATTGACTGTGTTTTCATTGGATATGCCATAAATAGTAAAGCATATCGATTTTTGGTGTACAAATCAGAAAATCCCGACATTCATACCAATACGATAATAGAATCAGATAATGCTGAATTTTTTGAAACTATTTATCCGTATAAAGGTAAATGTGATTCATGTGGCGAGGGATCTAAACGACCTCGGGAAGAATCAAAGGAAAATGCACCAAGTAATGAAAATTCAAGGCGTAGTAAACATCAAAAGACATCTACATCCTTTGGATCATATTTTCTGACATTTTGGTTAGAAAATGAGCCTAAAATTTTTAAAGAAGCTATGACTTCTTCGGAAGCTCAATATTGGAAAGAGGCAGTCAATAGTGAAATTGAAGCCATATTAAACAACCATACATGGGAGTTGGTTGATCTTCCACCCAGGAGCAAACCTTTAGGTTCCAAATGGATATTCAAAAGGAAGATGAAAGATGATGGTactattgacaaatataaggcaagacttgtTGTCAAAGGATTTAGACAACGAGCAGGTCTTgattattttgagacatatACCACCGGTAACAAGATCAACATCTATTCGGGTGTTAGTAGCTTTAGCCGCTGTGTACGGActtgaaatccatcaaatggacATTAAGACAGCTTTCTTAAATGAGGATTTAGATGAAGAAATCTACATGGAACAACCCAAAGGGTTTGAAGTTCccgggaaaggaaaaaaagtatGTCGACTTGTTAAGTCTCTGTACGGactaaaacaagcacccaaacAATGGCATGCAAAATTTGATCAAACGATGTTGGCCAATGGATTCAAGATTAATGAGTGTGATAAATGTGTTTACATTAAGAACACTCCAAATGATATAGTCATTGTTTGTTTgtatgttgacgatatgttgATAATGTGTAAAGACATTGCTGACATAAATGCCACTAAGCGTATGCTAGCTAGCAAATTTGATATAAAAGACTTAGGAGTTGCCGACTTAATTTTAGGAATTAAGATCCATAAGACTCCTCAAGGTCTAGCATTGTCTCAGTCTCATTACATTGAAAGATTACTTGAGAAGTTCAAGTATTTAGATTTCAAAACTGCAAAAACTCCAATTGATGTAAACCTTGCTATTGCAAAGAACAAAGGTGAAAGTCAGTGTCAATTGGACTGCGCTAGGGTATTGGGAAGTTTAATGTACATCATGAATTGTACGGAACCAGATATAGCTTGTGCTATAAGTAAACTAAGCCGGTACACGACCACTCCTAATCAAACGCATTGGATGGCAATGAAATGAGTTCTCGAATATTTAAAACATACCCAAAACTTTGGATTGAATTACAGTAAATATCCCGCAGTTATTGAAGGATACAAAGGATGCAAATTGGATCACCGAATCAATAGAATCCACGATTGGTGGAGGAGCGGTGTCATGGAAGTCATCCAAACAAACATTTAATCGTGCACTACAATGGAGTCTGAGTTCATAGTATtgatacctaatttttgacctcccgtaagtTATTGTAATCACTCAGGGTCCCCGTGTAATAAGTGAATAAGCTGAATATTTCTGATAGCCTTAATTGATTTTTACAAAACGCCCAGACCaatattttttcctttgaaATCAGTAAAAGGTTTTTCATGCATCATGTTTTATTTATagtataataaataattttcaagatatttggttgaattattttgaaagaggaaagagagaaagaagaggaattcttgtttaaacacttaaaataattttttaaacatttttcttttatttcaccTCTGAAATTTGGATACTTTAAATAGTTTAAGTAATTAATTACTTACCCCTTTTTACTCcagatttttttataaaaaataagcaCAGTTGTCCTTTAATCATTTGATTAGgctagttaattaattaaataataattattgcaAAACTGAGccctttattatatatattttcctttttcttgattttttgcCTTGATCANNNNNNNNNNNNNNNNNNNNNNNNNNNNNNNNNNNNNNNNNNNNNNNNNNNNNNNNNNNNNNNNNNNNNNNNNNNNNNNNNNNNNNNNNNNNNNNNNNNNAAAGAACTAGACCATTACGAAGAAATGGAAAAATCCTGAAGAGTAAAACAGGACAAGCGGGAAAGAGATATGGAGAAGAAGATGGAAGAATTACTGGAGAAGTCCAAAAGATCTGCAAGAAAGGCTACACGCCTAAGATATGATGACCTATGCATGCATCCAGATCTGGACTTGCCCGAGGgcttcaaaattctaaaatttgaaatgtttaatgGAGCGGATAATCCCAAGGCACACCTCCGGTCCTACTGTGACCAACTCCTTAGAGTAAAGAAAAACGAACCTCTGATCATGCGACTATTCGATGCATGCTTCGGAGAAGCCGCTGAATGGTTCGTAACTCAAGATATGCAGCAATGGCATGTCTGGGAAGACATGGCGGAATCCTTTATGGAAAGGTTTCGTTTCAACATTGAAACAGTGCCAGACCGCTATTACCTGGAAAAGgtcaaacaaaaatcaacagAAAACTACAGGGAATTCGCCAACCGGTGGATGGCTGAGGCGGCCAGTGTTCAACCTCCGATATGTGAAGAAGAGCTAGTCTCTGTGTTCATCAGGTCCCAAGAACCTGATTTCTATGACAGAATGCTGTTTACGACCAGAAAATCATCTTTGAATTGGTCAAAATAGGAGAGGGTATAGAAGATGGCCTCAAATCTGGGAATAGTTAGCGTCTTCAACAAAGGGCAAGCTACTGCAGGAACCTTCCGCAAGAAGAAAGATGACGTGGCCAGCATATCCCACACACCAAACCCAAGCCCGAAAGAACTGCTATCTACCCACATAGCCACACCCCTCATAAATTATCCAACGCTTGTGTAATACGCACAACCCAACTTCACCACCACTGTCCCAGCTTACATGGCTCTGCCTAGTGTTCGTGTGTCCACTCCCACCTACCAAGCACCACTTCAATAGAATTATCGCCCAAATAACCCACTACAAGCCTATTAATCCCCATAAAACTATAAAAACCAACCACCACCCCTAATATAAAATGCTCCACGtcatgctttggagaagaggcCAGTAAGAGAGTTCACCACACTTCTCGAGCCTAGGTCCTGACTCTTCGAAAGGTTATTGACCGCGGGTTTGATTCGGAAGGTTCCGCCAAAACCAACACAATCGAAAAATAGATTCTACCGGGCTGATCAGACCTGTGCCTATTACTGAGGAGGAAACGGGCACAACGTCGAAGATTGTATAAATCTCAAGCACAAAATCCAAGACCTGATTGACAAGAGAAAAATCATCTTGGAAACCACAACTCCCAATGTGAACATGAACCCGTTGCCCAATCACGGAAATAACGGAGTCCACATGATTGAAAGGAATGAGGATTGGGAAGCTTGCAGAGCATTAATCCCCAAAGTGGTCGAATCCTTGGAGCACACAGTGGCTTCCCTCACACTCTAGGAGCGCCCAAATTTCAAGGTTCTGGTCCCAACACCGGAAACCACGGCAATGACACCAAGATTCAAAGTCCTGATTCCAGCACCCGTGGTGGCTCAGGTGGCACAGCCGGACGGTCCCACAAAGTCCATTACCACACAAGTGGCCATGGCCAAAGTCATAACCCTCTCCGAAAGATGTTATACTCCTAAAGAGTTAGCTCAGAATGTTTCAAGGAAGGAAAACACCTAAAAGAGAGCGATAACTGAGGGAGAAGTTGAGGATTTTTGGTAGCGCATGCAGCCGAAAGATTACTCCATTGTTGAACACTTGAAGAAAATACTTACGCAGATATTAGTGTTGTCATTGCTAGCTAGCTCCCCAGTGCATAGGCAGGCTCTCATGAGAGTATTGGACGAGACACATGAGCCAACCGGTACAAGAAGTGAGGACATGGCTGGGCTAGTAGCCCATATCATCGGAGAGCACAAGATCTGCTTCTCCAAAGAGAACCTGCTGGCAGAAGGAACCGCCCACAACAGAGCCCTTAACATCACCATGGAATGTCACGGCAAAGAGGTAGGAAGGGTCTTTGGTAGATAATGGATCAGGCCTCAATATTTGTCCGGTCACCACATTAACCCAACTTGGCTGTGACGCAAGCAAGATTCGTCAAAGTGGAATGAACATCAGAGGGTTTGACGGGTATCTCAGTGATTCCTTTGGGGAGATAGATCTACAAATCCAGGTTAGACCTGCATCCTTCACAGCGGAATTCCAAGTTATGGCAATCATTGCCAACTACAATATGCTCTTGGGAAGTCCCTGGATACACTCCACCGGTGCAATCTCGTCAACTCTACACCAAGCAATGAAATTTAAATGGCAAAGACATGAAATTATTGTGGCAGCTGAAAAGGATAATCAGAACTATCCCTTCAACATTGTTCCTATGATCGAAGTAAGCCCCCACAAGGCAAACTTTCATATGGTAGAATATGTGGGAGCCACTCATGCAGGGAAGGAGACTACTAGGCCCATGCTAGCCGTCTACAGAATGATTGCCTCCACTATGCTGAAAAACAGTTTCGAAATAGCCAAAGGCCTAGGAAGAGACCTTGAGAGGATCACGGAGCCTGTCCCAATCCCAAAGGAAAACTACCACTTTGGGCTAGGGTATACTCCTAATGAAGACGAGCTCACAAGGGCAATAAAAAGAGAGCCTAAAACGAGAAACTTGCTTCAACCAATTCCGAGTCTGTACCAGTCATTCCCTAGAAAGGTGTCAACGCTGAACGAAGAAGAAATGGATGGGAGCCTCGAGTCGCTATTCCTGGAAGAGGGATGCTATGTGGTCATTGAAGAAGATTAAGAGACGCCCAGCATACGCAATCTAAGGCCAAGGGAGCACCTGAACAATTGGACGTCCACCCCTCCTTGGTTCCTCAGTTGAgagatgtattttttcttaaaacctTTTGCTAAAAACGGAAACATCGGCCGAGGCCCGAATGATCAccttttttctaaattacttcGTAATGTACAAAAATGGAAATGGTCCGATGTTGTTCCGAACTAGGACCATAGTTGTAGCCAATTGcttttgaattaatgaaaagCCTCAATTTTCACAAAACAACTATCTTTATCAGATAATAATAAAGGTTTTCTAATTAAATGCACATAATAGGTAGGAATAAACCTAACCTTATTGGTATTAATAAACCTAACCTTAGTAATAAACGTAACCTTACTTTGCCTCGCCTTTTTAGTAAAAACTATAATAAAACAACTAAAACGTCATGACGTGTTGTGAAACGAATGAGGAAAACGGGCCGCAGGAATATGAGGAGTACGATGAATCGACAATGATGCCGGAGGGACTGGCAGAAGAATTGGAAGAgttggaagaaaataaaaaaccaaaCATGGACGCGACTGAGGTAATTAACCTCGGTGACGAGGAGGACGTCAAGGAGAAGTGAACCAGTGCCCATTTGGGGGCTTCACAGAAAGAAGAGCTCGCAGCTCTATTAAAGGAATATGTGGATGTCTTTGCCTGGTCATACGCAGATATGCCGAGTTTGAGCACTGAAATCGTAGCTCACATATTACCTATCAAGGAGGGCTTCGCACCAGTTAAGCAAAAGACTTGGACGTTTAAGCCTGACCTGAGTATTAGGATAAAATATGTAACACCCCGTGAATTTGGGCTAGGTGTGAATGTGTGAAACTAgtaataagatgatattttagctatattaaTCCATTCGAGATGAATTTGGGTGATACGCAGTCATTTTGAAGTCAACCCAAATAGTGCTtaagagttctcaaactcaTCTAAATTTCAGTAGGTCTGACTTCTAAGCCTGTTTCGTGAAaataggttgggaatttgggaaaacttccttaaCAATTATATATCTTCAAAATACCTTTTCAACGGTAGTTTGCTTAGCTCTaacggagctctgtgctaggagttatacCCATTTGACTGAACATCATCTGTGCAGTGTAAAATTAGGCGTGCGCGGCGCCCCAAGCCAAAATTTTAGGCAATTAAAAATTTTGACGCCGTCGAAATAGATTCTGGaaacccaagaaagagaagaagaaagggatgtTTGGAGACGTTAATATTCCTTTAATAAGGTATGATCCTTCACTTTTGTGATGTTATGGAAAGGGTTTAGACTAGTGTAGGTTATCCTATGGGATTAGAATCCATGGTTGATTCATGAATTGTTAAAGAACACGTTCTAGTCataaaaaccctagctttcaTTGGTAAGAAGGGTTTATGGGTGGAAATAGGTTAGAGTTCTAATCTCTTCTATCTAAAACTATtatagaataattgttggattgtGGGAAGTACGCTTGAGcgggaattaaggtatgtctcttttggaAACCTTCTTTTGAAGTATGTCTCTTTTTGGAaaccttattttgaatgtatatCTCCTTTTAAAAGTTCTTTAtggaataaaaaggtgaacttttcaGGCTTTTGAACTctatttcatgctttgattGTGGTTGATGTGCATGAGGGGACAAaaccacattaaaccttgattgtattatcctctatacacgtatatgaaatcataatcgttttcTTCCATAAGAGATGGTCAATAAGGATGGCTAAGGGTTGGTAATAATGTTTTCATATGGAActatgacattgaaatcttggttaaagaagtgtaaacgttttcaagacattcattgaaatgatttatctttatGATATGGggtaatgaactttaatgctaattGATGTTGTGAcatactttgagacaaattgtgaattagcttctatgctatgaaaactggttgttgtgttttgcctagctactcgggaggaagggtagccactatgaaTCCTAGTGTGATGAttcctagccattcgggaggaagagtggccacttctgggttcgctacctggggtgtgataatgcctagccattcgggaggaggagtggccacttccgggttcgctatctggggtgtgattatgcctgGCTATTCGAGAGGAAGAATAGCCaccgttgaatttcatattccggtgtgatgcgctgctatgattagggaaccttaaaaggtcatcccttcgttatgattgatttttgggcctgtattggcaagtgtgatattcctatcttttaatGGAACTGTTGTTAATAATCATGATCAACTTAAATGGCATATTTGGAGCTTGGAACTTGACAAGGACTTTATAACTTGTTTTGATAATTGTCTTTCATTGAAATAAACAAGCTGAATAATTGTTTCCATGTTGTGTCACACTATcctcagaactgatttctttatatgttattacactttattttcatatcacttgttgtccctgaggcactcactgagtacaaagtactcaggcataccattgttattttttatggtatgttaggtaacgaagaagagcaggttcgtgacaTTCAGAACGTTTAGGAGGACTTGCTgatgctgctgatttggtgagcccacatgcttgctcgtgggacaccctatttattgattccatttatttatattagtttccaggttgcgtcccgatgagttagacgtttattccttattcttggAAGCTCATGTAGAAAAAGAATTAttgtttaactctttcgggcacactatcattttttgggttgaattatttaaattatcaaGACTTCTGCTGATTTTATTCTTACATCATGacttgtttaaatttattttataaactgttggaggtgattattgaacctggCAGGTTCAAGTGTCAttgtgcatcttttaggttcttccgatgttgtttatgacgtcggatgccgatCACGTCTAGAGTgagttttggggcgtgacaaaagaTTAGGTGGAGAAATAAATCAAATTCGGAATAGTGGAAGTGACATCCTACCCGACTTAAgtggccaacatagtgccgGTGCCCAAAAAGGACGGGAAGATCCGAATCTGTGTGGACTACCAAGATCTCAACCGGGCCAGTCCAAAAGACAACTTCCTACTTCCAAACATCTATATCCTGATAGACAACTGCGCCAAGCATGAGCTACATTCATTCGTGGATTGCTTCGTCGGGTATCACCCAATACTCATGAGCGAAGAAGATGCTGAAAAAACAGCCTTCATCACCCACTGGGGAGTCTACCACTACAAGGTGATGCCATTTGGTCTCAAAAACGCCGGCACCACATACATGAGAGCCATGACTACCCTGTTTCATAATATGATACATCGTGAGATTAAGGTCTATGTGGATGATATCATCATAAAATCAGGGGAAGGTTCGGAGCATACCGCGTATTTAGGCAAGTTCTTCGACAGACTTCGcaaattcaatttaaaattGAATCTCACAAAGTTTACGTTTGGAGTGCTCGCAGGTAAACTGCtgggattcatagtcagccgcAGGGGCATTGAACTAGACCCTACCAAGATTAAGGCAATTCAAGAGCTACCGCCTCCCAAAACCAAGAAACAGGTCATGAGCTTCTTGGGAAAGTTAAACTACATTGGACGGTTCATAGCCCAGTCAATCGTGATTATAGAGCCAATcctcaagttgttcaacaaagACGCTCCCACGAATTGGACAGAAGAATGCCAAGAGGCATTCGACAGGATCAAGAGATGCCTGTCCAACCCTCCCATCTTGGTGCCACCCAGGCCAGGGAGTCCTCTGTTACTGTACTTGTCGGTATCAGAAAAAGCTTTCGGGTGCATGCTCGCCCAGCATGATGAAGAGGATAAAAAGGAACATGCCATCTACTATTTGAGTAAGAAGTTGACCTCTTGCGAAGCATGGTATACACTCATGGAAATGACGTGTTGCGCTATAACCTGGATCACCCAAAAGTTGAGGCACTACCTATCAGTGTTTCACCACTCACCTCATCTCCCGAATGGATCCGCTAAGATGCATCTTTCGGCAACCAATGCCCGTAGGAAAATTGGACAAGTGGCAAATGCTGCTGAACGAATTCGACATCATGTACGTGGCGCAAAAAGCAATCAAAGGACAAGTCCTGGCAGACCTCCTGGCAGAAAGCCCCATGGATGATGAATTGGAACCATTACAGACTTTCTTCCTAGACGAGGAAGTGATGGCCATAGAAGAAGAAGTAGTGGAACCATATTCGGGCTGGAGACTGTTTTTCGATGGAGCAGTCAATTACAAGGATTAGGCATTGGGGCCACATTGATATCGGAGACGGGTTAACACTATCCGATAGCCGCAAAGCTCAACTCCAGGTGTACCAACAATATGGCGGAATACGAAGTATGTATCCTAGGCCTCAGGATGGCATTAGATATGAACATACAAGAATTTTTGGTGATCGGAGATTCTGATCTACTCATCAATCAAGTAAAAGGAAATTGGGCAcccaaaaatgataaaatactcCCATCTGTGAATTTGGCACAAAGATTGTGTGGAAGATTCAACAGTATTGACTTCAGGCATACGCTaagggctcaaaatgagttcACAAACGCATTAGCCACGATAGCATCTATGATCAAACATCTTGAGAGCGCCCACATTGTCGGTTGGAAATGAAGGAAGAGCGAGGCTCGCACCGCGCCTGTAGAGAGCGAACGGATGGCCAACCATGGTACGTCGACATCAAGACCTACCTGGAAAAAGGAGAGCATCCACCAGAGAGTTCGgcaaatcaaaagaaaaccatCAGGATATTGGCCAATAGCTTCTTCTTGAACAAAGAAGTGCTATACAAAAGGACCCCTGATCTCGGTTGCTCAGATACGTGGATGCCGAAGAGGCCACAAAACTGTTGAAAGAAGTGCACGCAAGGGCATATGGACCCCACATGAACGGATTCGTCCTCGCTAAGAAAACCCTAAGGACGGGATactactggatgaccatggagcatgaCTCCTATAAGTTCATGCAAAAGTTCCATCAATGTCAGATACACGGGGATCTGATCAAAGTTCCACCCACGGAATTACATGCGATGAGTTCTCCTTGGCCTTTCGTGGCATAGGGAATGGACGTCATAGAACCCATTGAACCTCCGGCCTCCAACGGACATCGCTTCATCTTATTCGCCATAGCctacttcaccaaatgggtggaGGCAACTTCCCACAAATCAGTGACCAAGAAAGTGGTAGCTAACTTCGTCAAGAACAATCTAATATGTCGTTTCGGTGTACTGAAATCTATCATCACGGACAATAGCGCCAATCTAAATAGTTATTTGATGAAGGATATTAGTGAGCAATTCAAAATCACTTACAGGAACTCTGACCTATTGGCCATAGATGAATGGAGCCATAGAAGCTGCCAACAAGAGCATCAAAAGGATTTTGAGGAAGATGGTCGACAACtacaagaattggcacgaaCAGCTACCTTATGCTCTGTTGGGATATAGAACGACAAACCGAACTTCCACCGGAGCAACTCCATACCTCCTCGTTTATGGAACGGAAGCGGTCATATCCGCAGAAGTAGAAATCCCTTCACTCAGGATTATCCAAGAGGCAGAACTGAAGGATGCAGAATGGGTCAAGAACCGCTATGAACAATTAGCCATGATAGAGGAAAAACGAATGGTGGAAGTCTACCACAGACAGCTGTACAGACAAAGAATGTCTAAGGCCTTCAACAAGGTGTTAGAACTCGACTTTTCCAGATCGGACAACTCGTGCTCAAGCGAGTTATCCCTCACCAAGAGGAATATAAAGGGAAGTTCACGCCGAATTGGCAGGGACCATACATGGTCAGGAAAGTACTCTCAGAAGGAGCTGTGGTCTTAGCCAAAATGGACGGGCGAGAGCAGCCCAAGGCTATCAATGTAGATGcactcaagagatactacgttTAGAATCCTATTTTCTTGTACTCACATTTTTGCTTTCTTTGTAATTGTACCTTTTGCTTGTTATCGTACCAGAATAG
This window harbors:
- the LOC132054189 gene encoding uncharacterized protein LOC132054189; its protein translation is MNGAIEAANKSIKRILRKMVDNYKNWHEQLPYALLGYRTTNRTSTGATPYLLVYGTEAVISAEVEIPSLRIIQEAELKDAEWVKNRYEQLAMIEEKRMVEVYHRQLYRQRMSKAFNKVLELDFSRSDNSCSSELSLTKRNIKGSSRRIGRDHTWSGKYSQKELWS